In a genomic window of Oikeobacillus pervagus:
- a CDS encoding DUF421 domain-containing protein translates to MPEWLDVAVRSLLFIIVLYLITKIIGKRQIAQLSFFEYVTGITIGSIAAEICVSPNIAIPNGLISTVIWGLIPLLAGYLGMKSKTVRDLIEGKSTVLIKDGKVLEENLKKEKYTIDELLALLRKKDIFKVADVEFAVLETDGNLNALLKKEHQPVTPKDLKMKMPPVKETQTVIMDGRILDDPLRTSGKTRSWLHGELDKLGVTLENVFIGQIDYYGELTVDLYDDKIQVPSPQERPLLLASLKKCQADLELYTLQTDSIPSKKMYQLNAERLSRIIKNTGEFLQ, encoded by the coding sequence ATGCCAGAGTGGTTAGATGTCGCCGTTCGATCCTTGTTATTTATTATTGTATTGTATTTAATAACGAAAATAATTGGAAAACGGCAAATAGCACAGCTATCTTTCTTTGAGTATGTAACCGGGATTACCATCGGAAGTATTGCGGCGGAAATATGTGTTTCCCCCAATATTGCGATCCCAAATGGGCTAATTAGTACCGTTATTTGGGGGCTTATTCCATTATTAGCAGGGTACTTAGGAATGAAAAGCAAAACCGTTCGCGATTTAATTGAAGGAAAATCGACCGTACTCATTAAAGATGGAAAAGTTTTAGAAGAGAATTTGAAAAAAGAGAAATATACGATTGATGAGCTTTTAGCCTTATTGCGGAAGAAAGATATATTTAAAGTGGCAGATGTTGAATTTGCCGTTTTAGAAACAGATGGAAATTTAAATGCTCTATTGAAAAAAGAACACCAACCCGTTACACCAAAAGATTTGAAGATGAAGATGCCTCCTGTGAAAGAAACCCAAACGGTAATCATGGATGGAAGAATATTAGATGATCCACTTAGAACGAGTGGAAAAACGAGAAGTTGGTTACATGGAGAATTGGATAAATTAGGTGTGACTTTAGAAAATGTTTTTATAGGGCAGATTGACTATTACGGGGAATTAACCGTGGACCTCTATGATGATAAAATTCAAGTCCCTTCTCCACAAGAAAGACCTCTTCTTTTAGCATCCCTAAAAAAATGTCAAGCAGATTTAGAGTTGTATACATTGCAAACCGACTCCATTCCGTCTAAAAAAATGTATCAACTAAATGCAGAAAGATTGAGCAGAATCATAAAAAACACAGGGGAATTTTTACAATAA
- a CDS encoding Replication termination protein, which translates to MGRGESKFLVKQRAFLKLYMIRLVEENRLYGMQALDELRQTFQNFGYSPNHSEIYRALHELIDDGVLKRKKVIQEGAKYKEIVIYQFQDYEQAKLYKKQMKVDLDRSIGLLKSAMSEIY; encoded by the coding sequence ATGGGAAGAGGAGAAAGTAAATTTTTAGTCAAACAAAGAGCTTTTTTAAAGCTATATATGATCCGTCTAGTGGAAGAAAATCGATTATATGGCATGCAAGCATTAGATGAATTAAGACAAACCTTTCAAAACTTCGGGTATAGTCCAAATCATTCTGAAATATATCGTGCGTTGCATGAATTAATTGATGATGGAGTATTAAAAAGAAAAAAAGTCATTCAGGAGGGGGCAAAATATAAGGAAATTGTGATTTATCAATTCCAGGATTATGAACAAGCTAAATTGTATAAAAAGCAAATGAAAGTAGATTTGGATCGTAGTATAGGATTATTAAAAAGTGCCATGTCTGAAATTTATTGA
- a CDS encoding cation diffusion facilitator family transporter — MAEHDLKLGERGAIISISAYIILSILKLVVGYMSGSEALKADGLNNSTDIIASVAVLIGLRVSQKPADEDHRYGHWRAETVSSLVASFIMMTVGVSVLFQSIISFFSNEAKTPDLLSAWTALFAAVIMFFVYRFNLKLGKQINSQAVKAAAKDNLSDALVSIGTAIGIIGAQFQLPWLDPFIAVIIGLIICKTAWEIFWEASHDLTDGFNEEELHHFEQIVLKVKGVKKLGSIKARKYGNRVVVDLVIFVNPDLNVRTSHHISDEVEKALKDEGAVSDAHVHIEPSE, encoded by the coding sequence ATGGCTGAACATGATCTAAAGCTCGGTGAACGCGGTGCTATTATAAGCATCTCTGCCTATATTATACTATCCATATTGAAATTAGTCGTTGGATATATGAGTGGTTCTGAAGCGTTAAAAGCGGATGGATTGAATAATTCGACAGATATTATTGCTTCTGTTGCCGTTTTAATTGGATTAAGGGTTTCTCAAAAACCAGCGGATGAAGATCACCGTTATGGACATTGGCGGGCGGAAACTGTTTCTTCTCTCGTTGCATCTTTTATTATGATGACGGTTGGGGTCAGTGTCTTATTCCAGTCGATTATTTCGTTTTTTTCAAATGAGGCAAAAACTCCTGATTTGTTATCGGCTTGGACTGCCCTATTTGCCGCCGTTATCATGTTTTTTGTCTATCGTTTCAATTTGAAACTTGGGAAACAAATCAATAGCCAAGCAGTCAAAGCTGCTGCAAAAGATAATTTATCAGATGCTCTCGTAAGTATTGGTACAGCGATTGGAATCATCGGAGCCCAATTTCAATTGCCTTGGCTTGATCCTTTCATCGCCGTCATCATTGGTCTAATCATTTGTAAAACTGCCTGGGAAATCTTTTGGGAAGCATCCCATGATTTAACGGATGGTTTCAACGAAGAAGAACTTCATCATTTTGAACAAATCGTCTTAAAGGTGAAAGGGGTAAAAAAATTGGGCTCCATTAAGGCAAGAAAATACGGGAATCGAGTAGTGGTTGATTTAGTTATATTTGTCAATCCAGATCTTAATGTCCGTACAAGCCATCATATTTCAGATGAAGTAGAAAAAGCGTTAAAGGATGAAGGGGCTGTTTCTGATGCCCATGTCCATATTGAACCAAGCGAATAG
- a CDS encoding Na+/H+ antiporter NhaC family protein — protein MEQTIFSLLPPFIIVVMVIFTKRVLLSLGTGIVIAALFLANFSVGNTFSILWSTFKGVFVLEGTLNTWNIFILLFIIFLGIVTAFINVLGGTKAFGDWAMKRVKTRAGAQVMTAIFGLVIFIDDYFNSLAVGQIARPITDRHRVSRTKLSYIIDSTSAPVCVVSPISSWGAYIIGIIGTILTLHQVTEYSALLAFIKMIPMNLYVWSTLGLVFLVALRGIDFGPMKTHEVRAIETGEVTDPHQPVSGDFTRPLPSSEHGEVSDLILPILSLIIATVAAMMWTGVSVIDEKVTLLKIFENTDVAKSLVYGGLGGLFMTFLLFIRKRFIKKQLAPRLFLVGVRAGVKSMIPACLILIFAWGIVSLIDQLKTGTYLAGIVEKSNLDISFLPFLLFIVAGVIAFATGTSWGSFGILLPIAGEIAAVSDIDLLLPAMAAVLAGAVFGDHCSPISDTTILSSTGAACHHIDHVITQLPYALVAAGISAIGYIILGLTGSALAGLATVIVCLFLMAMKRKNKTVEVK, from the coding sequence GTGGAACAGACCATTTTTTCATTGTTGCCACCGTTCATCATTGTCGTGATGGTTATTTTCACTAAACGGGTTCTACTTTCTTTAGGTACAGGAATTGTGATTGCCGCTCTTTTTTTAGCCAATTTTTCGGTAGGGAATACATTTTCGATTTTATGGAGTACATTTAAGGGGGTGTTTGTTTTAGAAGGAACCCTTAATACGTGGAATATTTTTATTTTACTTTTCATTATTTTTCTCGGAATTGTAACCGCTTTCATTAATGTGTTAGGGGGAACTAAAGCTTTCGGTGATTGGGCAATGAAACGGGTAAAGACTCGAGCAGGAGCCCAAGTAATGACGGCCATATTTGGTTTAGTGATCTTCATCGATGATTATTTTAATAGTTTAGCAGTCGGGCAAATTGCTCGACCGATTACCGATCGACATCGAGTTTCAAGAACAAAATTATCTTATATTATTGATTCTACTTCTGCCCCCGTATGTGTTGTCTCTCCTATTTCAAGTTGGGGGGCCTATATCATTGGGATCATTGGTACGATTTTAACACTGCATCAAGTGACTGAATATTCTGCACTTCTTGCGTTTATCAAAATGATCCCGATGAACCTATATGTTTGGTCTACCCTTGGTCTAGTCTTTTTGGTTGCCTTGCGAGGGATCGATTTCGGTCCGATGAAGACCCATGAAGTAAGAGCAATTGAGACAGGGGAAGTAACGGATCCTCATCAACCAGTAAGCGGTGATTTTACACGTCCATTACCTAGTAGTGAACACGGAGAAGTAAGTGACTTGATTTTGCCAATTTTGAGTTTAATCATCGCAACAGTGGCTGCCATGATGTGGACAGGAGTATCAGTCATTGATGAGAAAGTGACGCTCTTAAAAATTTTTGAAAATACAGATGTAGCAAAATCATTAGTTTACGGAGGGCTAGGTGGACTCTTCATGACCTTCCTTCTCTTTATTAGAAAAAGATTCATAAAGAAACAACTTGCCCCTCGGCTTTTTCTTGTAGGGGTGAGAGCAGGCGTAAAATCCATGATTCCTGCTTGCCTTATTTTAATCTTTGCATGGGGAATTGTCTCATTAATTGATCAATTAAAAACAGGAACCTATTTAGCTGGAATCGTTGAAAAATCCAATTTGGATATTTCCTTTCTTCCTTTTCTATTGTTTATCGTCGCAGGGGTCATCGCTTTTGCGACAGGAACTTCCTGGGGATCATTCGGGATTCTTCTACCTATAGCAGGAGAAATTGCGGCCGTTTCTGATATAGATTTATTACTGCCTGCGATGGCTGCCGTATTGGCTGGGGCTGTGTTTGGGGATCATTGTTCCCCTATTTCAGACACCACTATTTTATCGTCGACAGGAGCGGCTTGCCATCATATTGATCATGTCATAACGCAGCTACCATATGCTTTAGTTGCCGCGGGGATTTCAGCCATTGGGTATATAATCCTAGGACTAACAGGGAGTGCATTAGCCGGTTTAGCAACTGTGATCGTCTGTTTATTCCTTATGGCGATGAAAAGGAAAAATAAAACAGTAGAAGTGAAATAG